In a single window of the Serratia quinivorans genome:
- the rhaS_3 gene encoding L-rhamnose operon regulatory protein rhaS gives MSEIDELRGRMARQAAGFAESNGYTPSPVPLVKILYVDRHCPRQPVMYEPGVVIIFQGHKVGYCGNRVFQYDPRNYLLMTVPLPFECETFASPELPLVGLSVNIDSQMLQDLLIDIGDDDYLMKPRRESSGVNLAELSEELLCATERLLDVMAKPLDARVLGPQIVREILYHVLRGSCGTSLQELVNRHTHFSQIAKALRRIENQYADSLNVEQLAGEVNMSISAFHHNFKAVTNTSPLQYVKSYRLHKARLLMVHDGLKASTAALRVGYESASQFSREFKRFFGVTPSDEVARLRDNPPLMMEG, from the coding sequence GTGAGTGAAATCGATGAACTGCGCGGCCGGATGGCGCGCCAGGCGGCCGGCTTTGCCGAGAGTAACGGTTATACCCCTTCGCCGGTGCCACTGGTGAAAATCCTCTATGTGGATCGCCATTGTCCGCGTCAGCCGGTGATGTACGAACCTGGGGTGGTGATCATTTTCCAGGGCCACAAAGTGGGTTACTGCGGCAATCGGGTGTTTCAGTACGATCCGCGTAACTATCTGTTGATGACGGTACCGCTGCCGTTCGAATGTGAAACCTTTGCCAGCCCGGAACTGCCGCTGGTGGGGCTGTCAGTGAATATCGACAGCCAAATGCTGCAGGACTTGTTGATCGACATCGGCGATGACGACTACCTGATGAAACCGCGCAGAGAAAGCAGCGGGGTTAATCTGGCCGAGTTGTCGGAAGAGTTGTTGTGCGCCACCGAACGCCTGCTGGACGTGATGGCCAAACCGCTCGATGCACGGGTATTGGGGCCGCAGATTGTGCGCGAAATTCTGTACCACGTGCTGCGTGGCAGCTGCGGAACGTCGTTGCAGGAACTGGTCAATCGCCATACCCACTTTAGCCAAATCGCCAAGGCGCTGCGACGCATCGAGAACCAATATGCCGACAGCCTCAACGTTGAGCAGTTGGCGGGGGAGGTGAATATGAGTATTTCGGCGTTTCACCATAACTTTAAGGCGGTGACCAATACCTCGCCGTTGCAGTATGTGAAGTCCTATCGGCTGCACAAGGCGCGTCTGCTGATGGTCCACGACGGCCTGAAGGCCAGCACCGCCGCGCTGCGCGTCGGCTATGAGAGTGCTTCGCAGTTCAGTCGTGAATTCAAACGCTTCTTTGGCGTGACGCCAAGCGACGAAGTGGCCCGACTGCGTGATAATCCTCCTTTAATGATGGAGGGTTAA
- the yghB gene encoding Inner membrane protein YghB, whose amino-acid sequence MDVLREIVHALWQQDFIALADPSVIWVVYAVLFTTLFLENGLLPASFLPGDSLLLLSGALIAKGVMAFVPTLIILTVAASLGCWLSYVQGRWLGHTSLVKGWLLQLPAQYHQRAHNLFNRHGLMALVIGRFLGFVRTLLPTMAGISGLNSTRFQIFNWLSAVIWVGAVVGLGYAFSQIPLVKRYESQVMTGLMILPLLLLLVGLLGAMLVIWRKKRAASS is encoded by the coding sequence ATGGATGTATTACGAGAGATTGTTCATGCGCTTTGGCAGCAGGACTTTATTGCCCTTGCTGATCCCAGCGTAATTTGGGTGGTTTATGCAGTACTTTTCACCACTCTATTTTTAGAAAACGGACTACTGCCAGCCTCCTTCTTGCCCGGCGACAGCCTGCTGCTGTTATCCGGTGCCCTGATCGCCAAAGGCGTGATGGCCTTTGTGCCAACGCTGATCATTTTAACCGTTGCCGCCAGCCTCGGCTGTTGGCTGAGCTACGTGCAGGGGCGCTGGCTGGGTCACACCAGTCTGGTCAAAGGCTGGCTGCTGCAACTGCCTGCCCAATATCATCAACGTGCGCATAATCTGTTTAACCGTCATGGGCTAATGGCATTAGTGATCGGCCGTTTTCTGGGTTTTGTTCGTACCCTGCTGCCGACCATGGCCGGTATCTCAGGCCTGAACAGCACGCGTTTTCAGATATTTAACTGGCTGAGCGCCGTGATTTGGGTTGGCGCGGTGGTCGGTCTTGGCTACGCTTTCAGCCAGATCCCACTGGTGAAACGCTACGAAAGCCAGGTAATGACCGGGCTGATGATCCTGCCGCTGCTACTGCTGCTGGTGGGGCTGCTGGGCGCCATGCTGGTTATCTGGCGTAAAAAGCGCGCCGCCTCTTCCTGA
- the metC_2 gene encoding Cystathionine beta-lyase metC, whose translation MTSKNIETTLIGAGRSKRYTQGSVNPVTQRASSLVFDSVAAKKHATARRAHGELFYGRRGTLTHFALQDAMVELEGGAGCVLYPCGAAAVSNAILSFVSAGDHLLMTGSVYEPTQDFCSHILSRMNVATTYFDPLIGADIAGLIQPNTRVVFLESPGSITMEVQDIPAMVQAIRAVAPEVVIMIDNTWAAGVLFKALNFDIDISIQAGTKYIIGHSDYMLGTAVANQRCWDQLREYSYLMGQMVDADTAYMASRGLRTLGVRLKQHQQGSIEVANWLAERPEVAVVNHPELPSCKGHEFYRRDFSGCNGLFSFVLKQRLSDAQLAAYLDNFSHFSMAYSWGGYESLILANQPEELEAIRPAGGVDFSGTLVRLHIGLENVQDLIDDLAAGFERIANAH comes from the coding sequence ATGACGTCAAAAAACATCGAAACCACCCTGATCGGCGCAGGACGCAGCAAGCGCTATACCCAGGGCTCCGTCAATCCCGTCACCCAACGCGCTTCTTCACTGGTATTTGATTCGGTGGCGGCCAAAAAGCACGCCACCGCCAGGCGGGCCCATGGCGAACTGTTTTATGGCCGGCGCGGCACCCTGACCCACTTTGCGTTACAGGATGCGATGGTTGAGCTGGAAGGCGGCGCAGGTTGTGTCCTTTACCCTTGCGGCGCGGCTGCGGTCTCCAACGCTATCCTTTCGTTTGTCAGCGCCGGCGATCACCTGCTGATGACCGGCTCGGTGTATGAACCCACGCAGGATTTTTGCAGCCATATTCTGAGCCGCATGAACGTGGCAACCACCTATTTCGACCCGCTGATCGGTGCTGATATCGCCGGGCTTATTCAGCCCAATACCCGCGTGGTGTTCCTTGAATCGCCCGGTTCGATCACCATGGAAGTTCAGGATATCCCGGCCATGGTGCAGGCCATTCGCGCGGTGGCACCGGAAGTGGTGATCATGATCGACAATACCTGGGCGGCCGGTGTGCTGTTCAAGGCGCTGAACTTCGACATTGATATTTCGATTCAGGCCGGGACCAAATACATTATCGGCCACTCTGATTACATGCTCGGCACCGCCGTGGCAAACCAGCGCTGTTGGGATCAACTGCGCGAATACTCTTATCTGATGGGCCAGATGGTGGACGCCGATACCGCCTATATGGCCAGCCGTGGCCTGCGCACGCTGGGCGTTCGCCTGAAGCAACATCAGCAAGGCAGCATCGAAGTCGCCAACTGGCTGGCCGAACGGCCGGAGGTGGCAGTGGTCAATCACCCGGAGCTGCCCAGCTGCAAGGGCCACGAATTTTACCGCCGTGATTTCAGCGGCTGCAACGGCCTGTTCTCTTTCGTGCTGAAACAACGTCTGAGCGACGCACAGTTGGCCGCGTATCTGGACAACTTCAGCCATTTCAGCATGGCCTATTCCTGGGGCGGTTATGAATCGCTGATCCTGGCCAACCAACCGGAAGAGCTGGAAGCCATCCGTCCGGCCGGCGGCGTCGACTTCTCCGGCACCCTGGTGCGCCTGCATATCGGACTGGAGAACGTACAGGATCTGATTGACGACCTCGCCGCTGGATTCGAGCGTATCGCCAACGCGCACTGA
- the exbB_2 gene encoding Biopolymer transport protein exbB, with product MKTAGKNLNQGSFGQGRAQWGQAFGRGLLASMVLVVGLAGSAQAAPATNPAVTQSVAPASAPAAAAPESITPLNPQPTILPPETRGMDLSVWGMYQHADIVVKIVMIGLVLASIVTWTILFSKGSELFRAKRRLRREQLALANVRSLDEASELAQNFSDESISSVLLNDAQNELELSAESNDNNGIKERTGFRLERRVAGYSRNMGRGNGFLATIGAISPFVGLFGTVWGIMNSFIGIAHSQTTNLAVVAPGIAEALLATALGLVAAIPAVVIYNIFARVISGHRAQVGDVAAQVLLLLGRDLDLAATAQAKRSQHSQQLRVG from the coding sequence GTGAAAACGGCTGGCAAGAATTTAAATCAAGGATCGTTCGGTCAGGGCCGGGCGCAATGGGGCCAGGCATTTGGCCGCGGTCTGTTAGCTTCAATGGTATTGGTAGTGGGTCTGGCCGGTAGCGCTCAGGCTGCTCCGGCGACTAATCCGGCCGTTACCCAGAGCGTTGCTCCGGCCTCTGCGCCTGCCGCAGCCGCGCCTGAAAGTATCACTCCGCTGAATCCGCAACCGACCATCCTGCCGCCGGAAACTCGCGGTATGGACCTGTCCGTCTGGGGCATGTACCAGCATGCGGACATCGTGGTGAAAATCGTGATGATCGGCCTGGTGCTGGCGTCTATCGTCACCTGGACCATCCTGTTCTCCAAGGGCAGCGAACTGTTCCGCGCCAAGCGCCGTCTGCGCCGCGAACAGCTGGCGCTGGCCAATGTGCGCTCGCTGGATGAAGCCTCCGAGCTGGCACAGAACTTCTCGGACGAGAGCATCAGTTCCGTATTACTGAATGATGCGCAAAACGAACTGGAGCTGTCGGCAGAGTCTAACGACAACAACGGCATCAAGGAACGTACCGGTTTCCGTCTGGAGCGTCGCGTTGCGGGCTACAGCCGTAACATGGGCCGTGGCAATGGTTTCTTGGCAACCATCGGTGCCATTTCGCCGTTTGTCGGCCTGTTCGGCACCGTCTGGGGCATCATGAACAGCTTTATCGGCATCGCCCATTCGCAGACCACCAACCTGGCCGTGGTTGCACCCGGCATCGCAGAAGCGCTGTTGGCAACCGCATTGGGGCTGGTGGCCGCTATCCCGGCGGTGGTGATTTATAACATTTTTGCCCGTGTAATCAGCGGTCATCGCGCTCAGGTTGGCGACGTGGCTGCCCAGGTGCTGCTGCTGCTGGGTCGCGATTTGGATCTGGCCGCCACGGCACAAGCCAAACGTTCACAGCATTCACAGCAACTGCGGGTGGGGTGA
- the exbD_2 gene encoding Biopolymer transport protein exbD: protein MRLNEDLDDSGELHEINVTPFIDVMLVLLIIFMVAAPLATVDIRVDLPASSAKPQPRPEKPVFLSVKADKQLYVGEQAVSADQLTSVLDQQTQANKETTIFFQADKTVDYETLMSVMDTLRKAGYLKVGLVGMEGTAKAG, encoded by the coding sequence ATGCGCTTAAATGAAGATCTGGACGACAGCGGCGAACTGCATGAAATCAACGTGACGCCGTTTATCGACGTCATGCTGGTGCTGTTGATCATCTTTATGGTGGCCGCGCCGCTGGCAACGGTAGATATCCGTGTCGATCTCCCGGCTTCCTCAGCCAAACCGCAGCCGCGCCCGGAAAAACCGGTGTTCCTGTCGGTAAAAGCGGATAAGCAGCTGTACGTTGGCGAACAGGCAGTCAGTGCAGATCAACTGACGTCGGTGCTGGATCAGCAAACTCAGGCCAACAAAGAGACCACCATCTTCTTCCAGGCGGACAAGACCGTGGACTACGAGACGCTGATGAGCGTGATGGATACGCTGCGTAAAGCCGGCTACCTGAAGGTGGGGCTGGTGGGGATGGAAGGCACCGCCAAAGCGGGCTGA
- the fruR_2 gene encoding Catabolite repressor/activator translates to MPSVKKNKRITISDIAALAGVSKSTASLVLNGRSKEYRVSDDTRDRILALAGEHHYQPSFHARSLRSSRSHTLGLVVPEMTNYGFAVISRELETLCREAGLQLLIACTDENPAQEMMAVNSLVQRQVDGLIVASSQLNDAEYQKINAGLPVVQMDRLIVGSDLPLVITDSLTSTATLVENVARQHPDEFYFLGGQPRISPTRDRLAGFQLGLERAGVVCKPEWIINGNYHPSSGYEMFAQLCAQLGRPPKALFTAACGLLEGVLRYLNQHQLMESDLHLCSFDDHYLFDGLTLKIDTVAQDCRALAQHSFDMVSALIDERPLEQNALYLPGSIHWRHADSKALLGQP, encoded by the coding sequence ATGCCGTCAGTGAAAAAAAATAAACGCATTACCATCAGTGATATTGCCGCACTGGCCGGCGTGTCGAAATCGACCGCCAGCCTGGTACTTAACGGTCGCAGCAAGGAATATCGGGTGTCCGACGACACCCGCGATCGTATCCTGGCACTGGCCGGTGAGCACCACTACCAGCCCAGCTTCCACGCCCGTTCACTGCGTTCTTCCCGCAGCCATACCCTGGGGCTGGTGGTGCCGGAAATGACCAACTACGGTTTTGCGGTGATTTCACGCGAGCTGGAAACCCTGTGCCGCGAGGCCGGTTTGCAGTTGCTGATCGCCTGTACCGATGAAAACCCGGCTCAGGAAATGATGGCGGTGAACAGTCTGGTACAACGTCAGGTCGACGGTCTGATCGTCGCCTCCAGCCAGCTTAACGATGCGGAATACCAAAAGATTAACGCCGGCCTGCCGGTAGTGCAGATGGACCGGCTGATCGTCGGCTCCGACCTGCCGCTGGTGATCACCGACTCGCTGACCTCGACCGCCACGCTGGTGGAAAACGTCGCGCGTCAGCATCCGGACGAATTCTACTTCCTTGGCGGCCAACCCCGCATTTCACCCACGCGCGATCGGCTGGCCGGTTTCCAACTCGGTCTGGAACGTGCCGGGGTGGTGTGTAAACCGGAGTGGATCATCAACGGTAATTATCACCCCAGCTCCGGCTACGAGATGTTCGCCCAACTCTGCGCGCAACTGGGCCGACCGCCCAAGGCGCTGTTTACCGCCGCCTGCGGCCTGCTGGAAGGGGTGCTGCGTTACCTGAATCAGCACCAGTTGATGGAGAGCGATCTGCATCTGTGCAGCTTTGACGACCACTACTTGTTCGACGGACTAACGCTGAAAATCGACACCGTGGCGCAAGACTGCCGCGCCCTGGCCCAACACAGTTTCGACATGGTTAGCGCGCTGATTGACGAGCGGCCATTAGAGCAGAACGCGCTGTACCTGCCGGGCAGCATCCACTGGCGCCACGCCGATTCGAAGGCATTGCTCGGCCAGCCTTAG
- the scrB gene encoding Sucrose-6-phosphate hydrolase — protein MEELNLMKQAVQALMRDMPKVLRAPHRPAWHLAPSVGLLNDPNGFIQHNGVFHLFYQWNPLGCDHRNKCWGHWQSTDLVNWQHQPVALVPGACYDSHGCYSGSAVVADGKIMLAYTGNVKYPDGSRTAYQCLAQENTQGGYDKLGPVLPLPPGYSGHVRDPKVWRHQEDWYMVLGARDLQDRGKVLLLRSADLRGWQLLGEIAGSQLNGIGDFGYMWECPDLFTLDGVEILICCPQGLAAQAEQYLNVYQAGYFTGKLDYRQATFEHGAFHELDLGFEFYAPQTTQAEDGRRLLVAWMGVPEQDEDYHPTLQYGWIHILTCPRELSLHQGKLYQQPARELQQLRGESRQWQGIADEAPCWPVGSAELLLTPEGAFSADFGGAMTLLWDGALLRLTRNNLRNGQSEHRYWRGNLSQLQILFDRSSVEIFINHGEAVMSARYFPGPQPQLHLSGETQLALEHWSLTPCMLE, from the coding sequence ATGGAAGAATTGAATTTGATGAAACAGGCCGTTCAGGCGTTGATGCGCGACATGCCAAAAGTACTGCGTGCGCCGCACCGCCCGGCGTGGCATCTGGCGCCCAGCGTCGGGTTACTCAACGATCCCAACGGATTCATTCAGCATAACGGCGTCTTCCACCTGTTTTATCAGTGGAACCCGCTGGGTTGCGATCACCGCAACAAGTGTTGGGGCCATTGGCAGTCGACGGATCTGGTCAACTGGCAGCATCAGCCGGTGGCACTGGTGCCAGGAGCCTGCTACGACAGCCACGGCTGTTATTCCGGATCGGCAGTGGTGGCGGACGGCAAAATCATGCTGGCGTATACCGGCAACGTCAAATACCCCGACGGCTCCCGCACCGCCTACCAGTGCCTGGCGCAAGAAAATACCCAGGGTGGCTATGACAAACTCGGCCCGGTATTACCGCTACCGCCGGGCTATAGCGGCCACGTGCGCGATCCGAAGGTTTGGCGTCATCAGGAAGATTGGTACATGGTGCTCGGCGCTCGTGACCTGCAAGACCGTGGCAAAGTGCTGCTGTTGCGCTCCGCCGATCTGCGCGGTTGGCAGTTGCTGGGAGAGATTGCCGGTTCACAGCTGAACGGCATCGGCGATTTCGGCTATATGTGGGAATGCCCGGACCTGTTCACATTGGACGGGGTCGAGATACTGATCTGTTGCCCACAGGGGCTGGCGGCGCAGGCCGAACAGTATCTCAACGTTTATCAGGCGGGCTATTTCACTGGCAAACTGGATTATCGGCAGGCCACTTTCGAACATGGCGCCTTCCACGAGCTGGATCTCGGCTTCGAATTCTATGCGCCGCAGACCACCCAGGCCGAAGATGGTCGCCGGTTGCTGGTCGCCTGGATGGGCGTGCCGGAGCAGGACGAAGATTATCACCCGACGCTGCAGTACGGCTGGATCCACATTCTGACCTGCCCGCGCGAACTGTCGCTGCATCAGGGCAAGCTTTACCAACAACCGGCGCGCGAACTGCAACAATTGCGCGGTGAAAGCCGGCAATGGCAGGGGATCGCCGACGAAGCGCCATGTTGGCCCGTCGGCAGCGCGGAACTGCTGCTAACGCCAGAAGGGGCATTCAGCGCCGATTTTGGCGGGGCAATGACGCTACTCTGGGACGGTGCCTTGCTACGACTGACGCGCAATAATCTGCGTAACGGGCAGTCGGAACATCGCTACTGGCGCGGCAACCTGAGCCAACTGCAGATCCTGTTTGACCGCTCCAGCGTGGAGATTTTTATCAACCACGGCGAGGCAGTGATGAGCGCACGCTACTTCCCCGGGCCGCAACCACAACTGCACCTGAGCGGTGAAACCCAACTGGCGCTCGAGCACTGGTCGCTGACGCCATGCATGCTAGAATGA
- the sacX gene encoding PTS system sac EIIBC component, which yields MDITATANALLPLLGGKENIASAAHCATRLRLVLLDDSKVDKVAIGKLEGVKGCFSNAGQIQVIFGTGLVNKVHAEFIKAAGVSESSKSEAADIAAKKLNPLQRIARLLSNIFVPIIPAIVASGLLMGLLGMVKTYGWADANSAVFVMLDMFSSAAFIILPILIGFTAAREFGGNPYLGATLGGILTHPALTNAWGVASGFHTMDFFGLQIAMIGYQGTVFPVLLTVWFMSMLEKQLRRVIPNSLDLILTPFLTVVISGFVAMLFIGPAGRALGDGISLVLSTLIAHAGWFAGLLFGGLYSAIVITGIHHSFHAVEAGLLGNPNIGVNFLLPIWSMANIAQGGACLAVYFKTRDAKIKAIAVPSAFSAMLGITEAALFGINLRFVKPFLAALAGGALGGAWVVANHVGMNAVGLTAIPGMAIVQASSLVSYIIGLVIAFGSAFIISLLLKYKTDSE from the coding sequence ATGGACATTACCGCAACCGCTAACGCGCTATTGCCGTTGCTCGGCGGCAAAGAAAACATAGCCAGTGCAGCCCACTGCGCCACACGCTTGCGCCTGGTGCTGCTCGATGACAGCAAGGTGGACAAAGTGGCGATCGGCAAGCTGGAAGGGGTGAAAGGCTGCTTTAGCAACGCCGGGCAAATCCAGGTGATTTTCGGTACCGGGCTGGTCAACAAGGTGCACGCGGAGTTTATCAAGGCGGCTGGCGTCAGCGAGTCCAGCAAGTCTGAGGCCGCCGATATCGCGGCGAAAAAACTCAACCCGCTGCAGCGAATTGCCCGCCTGCTGTCGAATATCTTTGTGCCAATCATCCCGGCTATCGTCGCCTCCGGCCTGCTGATGGGCCTGCTCGGCATGGTGAAAACCTACGGCTGGGCCGATGCCAACAGCGCCGTATTCGTGATGCTGGATATGTTCAGCTCGGCGGCATTTATTATTTTACCAATCCTGATCGGCTTCACCGCCGCGCGTGAATTTGGTGGTAACCCCTATCTGGGCGCTACGCTCGGCGGCATTCTGACCCATCCGGCTCTGACCAACGCCTGGGGCGTCGCCAGCGGTTTTCACACCATGGATTTCTTCGGGTTGCAGATTGCCATGATCGGCTATCAGGGCACGGTGTTCCCGGTGCTTTTGACGGTGTGGTTTATGAGCATGCTGGAAAAACAGCTGCGCAGAGTGATCCCCAATTCGCTGGATCTGATCCTGACGCCGTTCCTGACGGTGGTGATCTCCGGCTTCGTCGCCATGCTGTTTATCGGCCCGGCCGGTCGCGCGCTGGGTGATGGCATCTCGCTGGTGCTCAGCACGCTGATCGCCCACGCCGGTTGGTTTGCCGGCTTGCTGTTCGGTGGCCTGTATTCCGCCATCGTCATCACCGGTATCCACCACAGTTTCCATGCCGTCGAAGCCGGACTGCTCGGCAATCCAAATATCGGCGTTAACTTCCTGCTGCCGATCTGGTCGATGGCCAATATCGCTCAGGGCGGTGCCTGTCTGGCGGTCTATTTCAAAACCCGCGACGCCAAGATCAAAGCCATCGCGGTGCCTTCGGCCTTTTCCGCCATGCTTGGCATTACCGAAGCGGCGCTGTTCGGCATTAACCTGCGCTTTGTAAAACCCTTCCTGGCGGCGCTGGCCGGCGGTGCGCTCGGCGGTGCCTGGGTGGTGGCCAATCACGTCGGCATGAACGCGGTCGGGCTGACGGCAATCCCGGGGATGGCCATTGTGCAGGCCAGTTCGCTGGTCAGCTATATCATTGGTTTGGTGATCGCCTTTGGCAGCGCCTTTATTATCTCGTTGCTGCTGAAATACAAAACGGACAGCGAATAA
- the scrY gene encoding Sucrose porin precursor has product MKKLGYLAVTTGLLISTSAAATGTNTSIEARLNALEQRLQQAEQRAVQAETRATAAERKAQQLELRTANTEQQTQQVVQRTATLETHAAPAGKLQLTGLTDLKLYGDVEFNLDGASRSGQLTSLKSSDNKDWKPGNKERWDINGRILVGVDGYRRNPDGNFSGFSVQPLADMTGKMNLDDAAFFFGNEKNWQTKIGRFEAYDMFPLNQDTFIQYSGNTANDLYADGFGYIYMMKEGRGRSSSGGNLMLSKYAGNFYFELNTLVEDGTSLFQDDAYHGNSLDNKKNVAYLRPVIAWKKDQLSAAVAMESNVVNNAYGYHDSQGQFVDQSKRNGYGMTLSWNNTAANPDNGVVANLSTAYLDASGEQDLTAGINVLWRRFEVGYIYAHNNIKEFNTAGMSADISNPLSEPGKYDIHTIHTSYQIPNIMNMKNFNLYLGAYVSMLEANADNKIANSSNDQRYGVRARFKYFF; this is encoded by the coding sequence ATGAAAAAACTTGGCTATCTGGCAGTCACTACAGGGCTTCTCATCTCTACCTCTGCGGCCGCGACTGGTACCAATACCAGTATCGAAGCCCGTCTGAATGCGCTGGAACAACGGCTGCAACAGGCCGAGCAGCGAGCTGTCCAGGCGGAAACGCGTGCCACGGCGGCGGAACGCAAGGCACAACAGTTGGAATTACGTACCGCCAACACCGAGCAGCAAACCCAACAGGTTGTTCAGCGCACCGCGACGCTGGAAACCCACGCCGCACCGGCCGGCAAGCTGCAACTCACCGGATTAACCGACCTGAAACTGTACGGCGACGTCGAGTTCAACCTGGACGGCGCCAGCCGCAGCGGCCAGCTCACCTCGCTGAAAAGCAGCGACAACAAAGACTGGAAGCCGGGCAACAAAGAACGTTGGGATATCAACGGCCGCATTCTGGTCGGTGTAGACGGCTACCGACGCAACCCGGACGGCAACTTCTCCGGTTTCAGCGTGCAGCCGCTGGCCGACATGACCGGTAAAATGAACCTCGACGATGCCGCCTTCTTCTTCGGTAACGAAAAGAACTGGCAGACCAAGATTGGCCGTTTTGAAGCCTACGACATGTTCCCGCTCAATCAGGACACCTTCATCCAGTATTCCGGCAATACCGCCAACGATCTGTATGCCGACGGTTTTGGCTATATCTACATGATGAAAGAAGGTCGTGGGCGTAGCAGCAGCGGCGGCAACCTGATGCTGAGCAAGTATGCCGGTAACTTCTACTTTGAGCTCAATACGCTGGTGGAAGACGGCACCTCCCTGTTCCAGGACGACGCCTACCACGGCAATAGCTTGGATAATAAGAAAAACGTCGCCTACCTGCGGCCGGTGATCGCCTGGAAAAAAGACCAGCTCAGCGCGGCAGTGGCGATGGAAAGCAATGTGGTCAACAATGCCTACGGCTATCACGACAGCCAGGGGCAATTCGTCGACCAGTCCAAACGTAACGGCTACGGCATGACTCTCAGTTGGAACAATACCGCCGCCAACCCGGACAACGGCGTGGTTGCCAACCTGAGCACCGCCTACCTGGACGCCTCCGGCGAGCAGGACCTGACCGCCGGTATCAACGTACTGTGGCGTCGCTTTGAAGTGGGTTACATCTATGCCCACAACAACATCAAAGAGTTCAATACCGCCGGTATGAGCGCCGACATCAGTAACCCGCTCAGCGAGCCGGGCAAATATGATATTCATACCATTCATACCTCGTACCAAATACCAAACATCATGAATATGAAGAACTTTAACCTGTATCTCGGGGCCTACGTCTCGATGCTGGAGGCCAATGCAGATAACAAAATTGCCAACTCCAGCAACGATCAGCGCTACGGCGTACGTGCCCGGTTCAAGTACTTCTTCTGA
- the iolC_3 gene encoding 5-dehydro-2-deoxygluconokinase: MVNRVWVLGDAVVDLVPENSNSYLKCPGGAPANVAVGIARLGGNSAFIGRVGQDSFGAFLQQVLSEEQVDIRHMSQDPDHHTSTVVVDLDLMGERSFTFMVSPSADLFLQPEDLPDFKADEWLHVCSIALSQEPSRSTTFTAMENIKAAGGWVSFDPNIREDVWRQPEALRPCLQKALLLADVVKISLEELSFISNIGELESGIDWMMQRYPLRLLLVTLGGDGVCVHDGKQIRHFRAPSITPVDTTGAGDAFVAGLLAALAHLGALPQEAQWPAVIAQAQACGALATTAKGAMTALPHADELQDFLRR, encoded by the coding sequence ATGGTTAATCGCGTATGGGTGCTGGGTGATGCAGTCGTCGACCTGGTACCTGAAAATTCAAACAGTTACCTTAAATGCCCCGGTGGCGCTCCGGCCAATGTGGCGGTCGGCATCGCCCGCCTGGGCGGCAACAGCGCCTTTATCGGCCGGGTAGGCCAAGATAGTTTCGGCGCTTTCCTGCAGCAGGTACTGAGCGAAGAGCAGGTCGACATCCGCCATATGTCACAGGATCCAGACCACCACACCTCTACCGTGGTGGTGGATCTTGATCTGATGGGTGAACGCTCCTTCACCTTCATGGTCAGCCCAAGCGCCGATCTGTTCCTGCAACCCGAGGATCTGCCTGATTTCAAAGCGGATGAATGGCTGCACGTCTGCTCTATCGCTCTGTCACAGGAACCCAGCCGCAGCACCACCTTCACCGCAATGGAGAACATCAAGGCGGCCGGTGGCTGGGTCAGCTTTGACCCAAATATTCGTGAAGACGTTTGGCGCCAGCCGGAAGCGCTGCGCCCCTGCTTGCAAAAGGCGTTATTGCTGGCGGATGTGGTGAAGATCTCGCTGGAAGAACTGAGTTTTATCAGCAATATCGGTGAGTTGGAGAGCGGTATCGATTGGATGATGCAGCGCTACCCACTGCGTTTGTTGCTGGTGACGCTGGGCGGCGACGGTGTCTGCGTGCATGACGGCAAACAGATCCGCCATTTCCGTGCCCCTTCAATCACGCCGGTCGATACCACCGGTGCGGGTGACGCCTTTGTCGCCGGTCTGCTGGCCGCACTGGCACACCTGGGCGCTTTACCGCAGGAAGCCCAATGGCCAGCAGTGATCGCCCAGGCCCAGGCCTGCGGGGCGCTGGCCACCACCGCCAAAGGCGCTATGACCGCCCTGCCGCATGCCGACGAGTTGCAGGACTTCCTGCGACGCTAA